Proteins encoded by one window of Dyella humicola:
- a CDS encoding efflux RND transporter periplasmic adaptor subunit encodes MSLRLFSPLLALAVATSLLCACSHDDSGKASTQAAAPAFAAVARGRVDIEGGLLRLSMPREGVVADIKVHEGDHVRKGQVLAMLDTKPAQLAVSAAEAEQQQAVALGKLLEVRLKAAQQRAERLAAAAAAGAGDGQSADDAREAAQQLQGELDGARANAAMAAHKTEAARYELAQRSLTAPVDAQIVERLIQPGAAVSPQTGPAFVLLPEGARIVRAELNESFVGTVHEGMRAKVVDDSGSGAPTLTARVQRVGTVFGPSALEEDPLIRANTRTVQCVLVFDQPPPASLRIGQRVIVQFEGDASPSGKSGS; translated from the coding sequence ATGAGTTTGCGTCTGTTTTCCCCGTTGCTTGCCTTGGCCGTTGCCACGTCGCTGCTTTGTGCCTGCTCGCACGACGACAGTGGCAAGGCCAGCACCCAGGCAGCCGCCCCCGCATTCGCGGCGGTAGCGCGCGGGCGCGTCGACATCGAAGGTGGCTTGCTCAGGCTCAGCATGCCGCGCGAGGGCGTGGTGGCCGATATCAAGGTGCATGAGGGTGATCACGTGCGTAAGGGCCAGGTGCTCGCCATGCTTGACACCAAGCCGGCCCAACTGGCGGTGAGCGCTGCCGAGGCCGAGCAGCAACAGGCAGTCGCGCTAGGCAAATTGCTCGAAGTACGCCTCAAGGCAGCCCAGCAACGCGCCGAACGCCTCGCGGCAGCCGCGGCAGCCGGCGCTGGCGATGGCCAAAGCGCCGATGACGCACGCGAAGCTGCACAACAGCTGCAGGGCGAGCTGGACGGCGCGCGCGCGAACGCAGCCATGGCCGCGCACAAGACCGAAGCCGCACGCTACGAACTGGCGCAACGCAGCCTGACCGCCCCGGTCGATGCTCAGATCGTTGAACGCCTGATCCAGCCCGGAGCCGCGGTGTCACCGCAAACCGGCCCCGCCTTTGTGCTGCTGCCCGAAGGAGCGCGCATCGTGCGCGCCGAGCTCAACGAATCCTTTGTCGGTACCGTGCATGAAGGCATGCGCGCCAAGGTCGTGGACGACAGCGGCAGCGGCGCTCCCACGTTGACGGCACGTGTACAGCGCGTAGGTACAGTATTCGGACCAAGTGCGCTGGAGGAGGATCCGCTGATCCGGGCAAATACTCGCACGGTGCAGTGCGTGCTCGTGTTCGACCAACCACCACCGGCCTCGCTGCGCATTGGGCAACGAGTCATCGTTCAGTTCGAAGGTGACGCCAGCCCCTCGGGCAAGTCCGGCTCCTGA
- a CDS encoding MipA/OmpV family protein: MTSYGRKRPIALAFKSLLVALALMMGTATSAHADDPLEGPTILLGAGLQRMPAWPGANHQQNQPVPFIYAELPWHITLSTTDGLTVDLIHESQWHGGLYGNYQWGRDRDELGPQLEGIVDSLPARLNLGGYLEYHFTVQFDVGTTVSHDTNGAGAYYTLYADYDLPAIGYLMHNVEVQWQGMNGPAMRRFFGLTPQQAQQLGVDPWSPGSGSQQISLEYSAFMPTSLHTGFAILIDYTRLLDQAADSPLVRHFGNANQLTTTLAFSYRF, encoded by the coding sequence ATGACTTCGTACGGACGCAAGCGCCCGATCGCTCTGGCATTCAAATCGCTGCTCGTCGCGCTGGCACTGATGATGGGCACGGCAACCAGCGCCCATGCGGATGACCCGTTGGAAGGCCCCACGATCCTGCTTGGCGCCGGCCTCCAGCGCATGCCCGCCTGGCCGGGCGCCAATCACCAGCAAAATCAGCCGGTCCCCTTCATCTATGCCGAGCTTCCTTGGCATATCACGCTGTCCACCACCGACGGCCTCACCGTGGACCTGATTCACGAAAGCCAATGGCACGGCGGCCTGTACGGCAACTATCAGTGGGGACGCGATCGTGATGAGCTCGGCCCCCAGCTCGAAGGCATCGTCGACTCGCTGCCGGCTCGGCTGAACCTAGGCGGCTATCTCGAATATCACTTCACCGTGCAGTTCGATGTGGGGACGACCGTGAGCCATGACACCAATGGCGCTGGCGCGTACTACACGTTGTATGCCGATTACGATCTTCCCGCCATCGGCTACCTGATGCACAACGTGGAAGTGCAGTGGCAGGGCATGAATGGCCCGGCCATGCGACGCTTTTTCGGGCTCACGCCGCAACAGGCGCAACAACTCGGCGTGGATCCATGGAGCCCGGGTTCCGGCAGTCAGCAGATTTCACTGGAATACAGCGCCTTCATGCCGACCAGCCTGCATACCGGCTTTGCCATCCTGATCGACTACACGCGCCTGCTCGACCAGGCAGCAGATAGCCCGCTGGTACGACACTTCGGCAATGCCAATCAGCTTACGACGACGCTGGCCTTCTCGTACCGCTTCTGA
- a CDS encoding pyridoxal phosphate-dependent decarboxylase family protein produces MHHRLKDDLSSFDAILDQARAMAGAYLETLDQRPAAATLPPELPPIALPARGEGARAVLRRFERDYAALLSGSPGPRYFGFVTGGGTPASLAADWLVSTYDQNTQRNGDTCASTIELQAVDMLRQLLGWPAEWTGACVTGATMANYVGMALARQWVGLHYDRDIAADGLQGLPSIPVFAGSAHSSTLKALSMAGLGRNAVQTLPQLPGREAFDVGALEQRLRERGDQPSIVVASAGTVNTVDFDDLAAIAKLKQRYRFWLHVDAAFGGVAGASEPRRALMAGIEAADSVTVDAHKWLNVPYDCAVAYTAHLPLQVEVFQNHSAYLPAPEPLPDHFLHLTPENSRRFRALPLWMGLLAYGREGYADVVECNCEAARYLGELIAADTRFRLAAPVRLNVVCFAPVSADAQAIAVLQKAMHKYGTAYLSPSILHGEPILRAAICNWRTTRDDIDLAFAALQRLVSR; encoded by the coding sequence ATGCACCACCGCCTTAAGGATGATCTCTCAAGCTTCGATGCCATTCTTGATCAGGCCCGTGCCATGGCCGGGGCCTATCTGGAGACGCTTGATCAGCGTCCCGCGGCTGCCACGCTTCCGCCTGAGCTGCCGCCTATCGCATTGCCGGCGCGCGGCGAGGGTGCGCGTGCCGTACTGCGGCGCTTCGAGCGTGACTACGCGGCGTTGCTGTCGGGGAGCCCGGGTCCGCGCTATTTCGGCTTCGTCACGGGTGGCGGTACGCCGGCATCGTTGGCGGCCGACTGGTTGGTAAGCACCTATGACCAGAACACGCAGCGCAATGGCGATACCTGCGCTTCGACCATCGAGCTGCAGGCAGTCGACATGCTTCGCCAGTTGCTGGGCTGGCCCGCCGAATGGACGGGCGCCTGCGTGACAGGGGCGACCATGGCGAACTATGTCGGCATGGCGCTGGCCCGGCAATGGGTCGGTCTTCACTACGATCGCGACATTGCCGCTGACGGCCTGCAGGGATTGCCGTCCATTCCGGTGTTTGCTGGAAGTGCACACTCCAGCACGCTAAAGGCACTGAGCATGGCCGGCCTTGGCCGTAACGCCGTGCAGACACTGCCGCAGTTGCCGGGGCGCGAAGCATTCGACGTCGGCGCGCTTGAACAGCGGTTGCGCGAGCGTGGCGACCAGCCAAGCATCGTGGTGGCCAGCGCCGGCACGGTGAATACCGTGGATTTCGATGATCTGGCTGCGATCGCCAAGCTCAAGCAGCGCTATCGCTTCTGGCTGCATGTGGATGCTGCCTTCGGTGGTGTGGCGGGAGCCTCCGAGCCGCGCCGTGCCTTGATGGCTGGCATCGAGGCGGCGGACTCGGTGACGGTCGATGCACACAAATGGCTCAATGTGCCTTACGACTGTGCCGTGGCCTACACCGCGCATCTGCCTTTACAGGTCGAAGTATTCCAGAACCACTCCGCCTATCTGCCGGCACCGGAGCCGTTGCCCGATCACTTTCTTCATTTAACGCCGGAGAACTCGCGTCGCTTCCGCGCGCTGCCGTTGTGGATGGGTCTGCTGGCGTATGGCCGCGAAGGGTATGCGGATGTGGTGGAGTGCAACTGCGAGGCCGCACGCTACCTGGGTGAGTTGATTGCCGCCGATACACGGTTCCGATTGGCGGCGCCGGTGCGGCTCAACGTGGTTTGCTTCGCTCCCGTTAGTGCTGATGCGCAGGCCATTGCCGTGTTGCAGAAGGCGATGCACAAGTATGGCACCGCTTATCTGTCTCCCTCGATACTGCATGGTGAGCCGATACTGCGCGCCGCGATCTGCAATTGGCGGACGACCAGGGACGACATCGATCTCGCTTTCGCAGCATTGCAACGTCTGGTGTCCCGATAA
- a CDS encoding GNAT family N-acetyltransferase — translation MPTSRPPVYRTAVATDVPAIVDLVESAYRGESGQRGWTTETHLLDGRRTDAESVADLIARAGSVVLLAERAGELLACCNIERQGNAGYFGMFAVTPELQMAGLGRALLGEAERFVRNEWDGAFMHMTVIEQRAELIAWYERRGYRLTGEFKPFPYGQERFGIPRREDLRFVCMSKSLNEVAA, via the coding sequence ATGCCTACATCTCGCCCCCCTGTTTATCGCACGGCCGTTGCCACCGACGTGCCTGCCATCGTTGACCTGGTCGAATCCGCCTACCGCGGTGAATCTGGCCAGCGCGGCTGGACCACCGAAACCCACTTGCTGGATGGCCGGCGAACTGACGCTGAAAGCGTGGCCGACCTGATTGCCCGCGCCGGCAGCGTGGTATTGCTCGCGGAGCGCGCGGGCGAGCTGTTGGCCTGCTGCAACATCGAACGACAGGGGAATGCAGGTTACTTCGGTATGTTCGCCGTCACCCCCGAGCTGCAGATGGCGGGCCTGGGTCGTGCGTTGTTGGGCGAGGCCGAGCGATTCGTGCGCAACGAGTGGGACGGCGCGTTCATGCACATGACGGTGATCGAACAACGCGCCGAGTTGATCGCGTGGTACGAGCGTCGGGGCTATCGACTTACCGGTGAATTCAAGCCGTTTCCCTATGGCCAGGAACGCTTCGGCATTCCGCGTCGTGAGGACTTGCGTTTCGTCTGCATGAGCAAATCGCTGAACGAGGTGGCTGCATGA
- a CDS encoding ABC transporter permease: MVSLARKTLIYEWRRFLPAIVAVGFAGLLQLLQAALVLGIFGSASVYITGSSADLWAGYPGTQSVNLGRSIDAGVEMRLRMDPAVTAVEPFHWVDADWRGPSDTGGVSVFVSGINARPDGMLFAHALPPALRARLNEPDAVIVDRADLDSLGVRVGDTAVINGHRVRVVGVSNGLRALGGVNVVASLATASELDTDPSNANRMTYFVAKLRDPSIANDVADRLRGNTAFGKYDVWTAQDFARRSQLYWMFDTGAGAGVLFLAGIVFLVGAVITSQTLVAAVIGSIREYATLNALGVGVGELRKVVMEQAFWVGAIGLVGSTVLGGIALVLARTRSVPVALDPWTALACLVVGMGLAIVSGLAAMRSLHRADPATLLR; this comes from the coding sequence ATGGTGTCACTCGCGCGCAAGACTCTGATCTACGAATGGCGCCGCTTCCTGCCCGCCATCGTCGCCGTGGGTTTCGCCGGCCTGCTGCAGTTGCTGCAGGCTGCGTTGGTGCTAGGCATCTTCGGCAGTGCCAGCGTGTACATCACCGGCTCGTCGGCGGACTTGTGGGCCGGCTATCCGGGCACGCAAAGCGTCAACCTCGGCCGATCCATCGACGCTGGCGTGGAAATGCGCTTGCGCATGGACCCGGCCGTGACAGCGGTGGAGCCGTTTCACTGGGTCGACGCCGACTGGCGTGGCCCCAGCGATACCGGCGGCGTGTCGGTATTCGTCTCCGGCATCAACGCGCGCCCCGATGGCATGCTGTTCGCGCATGCCCTGCCCCCTGCTTTGCGTGCTCGGCTCAACGAGCCGGATGCAGTGATCGTGGATCGCGCGGACCTTGATAGCCTGGGCGTGCGCGTTGGCGACACGGCGGTCATCAATGGCCATCGCGTACGCGTGGTGGGTGTCAGCAACGGCCTGCGTGCGCTGGGCGGCGTGAACGTGGTGGCCTCGCTGGCCACGGCGTCGGAGCTGGATACCGACCCGTCCAATGCCAACCGCATGACGTATTTCGTGGCCAAGCTGCGCGATCCCTCCATCGCCAACGATGTCGCCGATCGGCTGCGCGGAAACACGGCTTTCGGCAAATACGACGTGTGGACCGCGCAGGATTTCGCACGCCGCTCGCAGCTTTACTGGATGTTCGACACCGGCGCGGGCGCGGGCGTGCTGTTCCTGGCCGGCATCGTGTTCCTGGTCGGCGCGGTGATTACCAGCCAGACCCTGGTAGCCGCCGTGATCGGATCGATTCGCGAATACGCCACCCTCAACGCACTCGGCGTCGGCGTGGGCGAATTGCGCAAGGTCGTGATGGAACAGGCGTTCTGGGTCGGCGCCATCGGGCTGGTCGGTAGCACGGTGCTTGGCGGCATCGCCTTGGTGCTCGCACGCACCCGCAGTGTGCCGGTGGCGCTCGATCCCTGGACGGCACTCGCCTGCCTGGTGGTAGGCATGGGATTGGCCATTGTGTCGGGCCTGGCGGCCATGCGCAGCCTGCACCGTGCCGACCCGGCGACGTTGTTGAGGTAA
- a CDS encoding non-heme iron oxygenase ferredoxin subunit, whose product MNLANWIFVGTRSELLPGEFKVVWDGDTAIAVYNIDGDLYAIEDVCSHDGGDLAGGEVHGFEVECPRHGARFDLRTGAVTCPPAYEPIASFPVHEVDGQIWTRDDR is encoded by the coding sequence ATGAATCTCGCCAACTGGATTTTCGTGGGAACGCGCAGCGAATTGCTGCCCGGCGAATTCAAAGTGGTGTGGGATGGCGATACCGCCATCGCCGTCTACAACATCGACGGCGATCTCTACGCCATCGAGGACGTCTGCAGCCATGATGGTGGTGATCTCGCGGGTGGCGAAGTGCACGGATTCGAAGTGGAGTGCCCGCGCCATGGCGCGCGTTTCGACCTGCGTACCGGAGCCGTCACGTGCCCGCCCGCCTATGAGCCCATCGCGAGCTTCCCCGTGCACGAAGTCGATGGACAGATCTGGACGCGTGACGATCGCTGA
- a CDS encoding putative hemolysin, translating into MKSAILATLMLMLAACTSQQAPPPAAPPTPGIASSAPRPRIGIPNPASVSCTEQGGRVNLRRDAAGNIYGVCLFPDGRECEEWALFRDHQCVAPPKPASASSPARP; encoded by the coding sequence ATGAAGTCCGCCATCCTTGCAACGCTCATGCTCATGCTTGCCGCCTGCACCTCACAGCAGGCACCGCCACCAGCCGCGCCACCCACACCCGGTATCGCGAGCTCAGCGCCAAGGCCACGCATCGGCATACCCAATCCGGCCTCGGTCAGTTGCACCGAACAGGGTGGGCGAGTCAACTTGCGCCGCGATGCTGCGGGCAATATCTACGGCGTTTGCCTGTTTCCCGATGGTCGCGAATGCGAGGAATGGGCACTGTTCCGTGACCATCAATGCGTCGCTCCGCCTAAGCCGGCGTCCGCATCGAGTCCAGCAAGACCCTGA
- a CDS encoding cysteine desulfurase: MNAQSKHLPTVFDVQRIRADFPLLSRTVHDKPLIYFDNANTSQKPVSVIEAVNNHYREHNANVSRAVHLLGEEATAAYEGARDKLARFINATSRNELVLTSGTTQSMNLVAYSYALPRLKAGDAILTTVMEHHANIVPWQLVAQRSGATVKPAPIDERGELIVEKYFEMLTPEVKLACVTHVSNVLGTVNPVREIARECRKRGIPLLVDGSQAVPHRPVDVQALGCDFYAFTGHKMLSPTGTGALWARKEYLEAMPPFFGGGEMIREVRFDGTTFAEPPHKFEAGTPNIAGFVGLGAAIDYYESIGFEAIHAWEQQLLAYATERLREIPGLRLFGEAKEKEPVISFLIEGAQATDLATLLDLQGVAVRSGHHCAHPLMQFYNVPATLRASLAFYNTREEIDAFVTALLKVRKLLM; encoded by the coding sequence ATGAACGCACAGTCCAAACATCTCCCTACGGTTTTCGACGTGCAGCGCATTCGTGCGGATTTCCCCTTGCTGTCGCGCACCGTGCACGACAAGCCGCTGATCTATTTCGATAACGCCAATACCAGCCAGAAGCCGGTGAGCGTGATCGAGGCCGTGAACAATCATTACCGCGAGCACAATGCCAACGTGTCGCGTGCCGTGCATCTGCTTGGCGAAGAAGCGACCGCCGCCTATGAGGGTGCGCGCGACAAGCTGGCGCGCTTCATCAATGCCACCTCGCGTAACGAGCTGGTGCTCACCTCCGGCACCACGCAGTCGATGAATCTGGTGGCCTATAGCTATGCGCTGCCGCGACTGAAAGCGGGTGACGCGATCCTCACTACGGTGATGGAGCATCACGCCAATATCGTTCCCTGGCAGCTGGTCGCCCAGCGCAGCGGCGCGACGGTGAAGCCGGCGCCGATCGACGAACGCGGCGAGTTGATCGTCGAGAAATACTTCGAGATGCTTACGCCGGAAGTGAAGCTGGCTTGCGTCACGCATGTATCTAACGTGTTGGGCACGGTGAATCCGGTGCGCGAGATCGCCAGGGAATGTCGCAAACGGGGCATCCCACTGCTGGTCGATGGGTCGCAGGCCGTACCGCACCGCCCGGTGGACGTGCAGGCCTTGGGTTGCGATTTCTACGCTTTCACCGGCCACAAAATGCTGTCTCCCACCGGCACCGGCGCTTTGTGGGCGCGCAAGGAATATCTCGAAGCGATGCCGCCGTTCTTTGGTGGTGGCGAAATGATTCGCGAAGTTCGCTTCGATGGCACCACGTTTGCGGAGCCGCCGCACAAGTTCGAAGCCGGTACGCCGAATATCGCGGGCTTTGTGGGCTTGGGTGCTGCCATCGACTATTACGAATCGATCGGCTTCGAGGCCATTCATGCGTGGGAGCAGCAGTTGCTTGCCTACGCTACCGAACGACTGCGCGAGATTCCCGGCCTGCGCCTGTTCGGCGAGGCGAAGGAAAAGGAGCCTGTCATCTCGTTCCTGATCGAAGGCGCGCAGGCGACCGATCTCGCGACCTTGCTCGACCTTCAGGGCGTCGCGGTCCGCTCCGGCCATCATTGCGCGCATCCGCTGATGCAGTTCTACAACGTGCCCGCCACGCTGCGCGCATCACTTGCGTTCTACAACACCCGCGAAGAGATCGACGCGTTCGTTACCGCGCTGCTCAAGGTGCGCAAGCTGTTGATGTAA
- a CDS encoding M13 family metallopeptidase: MKNRIVKPLALAVGMAFCSGVWAAPSGSFDIKELDSAKDVCNDFNGFVNAKWLAANPIPADRTRWGSFDALREASLNAQHTIVEKAARDAAKAKPGSIEQKIGYLYASGMDEAAIEKAGFEPIKPELARIAGLKNSSDIAAYISDSYAQGNPVAFRFYGNPDFKDSSKQIAYAGQGGLGLPTADYYSKPDFEKIRTAYVAHIARTLELTGVSSDDAQKQAKAVMALETRLAGASLVPTELRQPENRYHYVSIADANKVTPHFDWTAFFKAQNADVTSGFSLSQPKFFAEFDKMLGDVPVADWQAYLRFHAIDNAAPYLSTPFQQEDFAFNAQTLNGQKEMKSRWKRTLDTVEGGMGMALGQLYVAQTFSPESKQRAQELVTNLRASYKARIEKLEWMSDATKQKALEKWATFTPKIGYPDQWRDWTGLEIQQGNYFANVQTAEKFNYDYMVAKIGKPVDRTEWGMTPQTVNAYYNAQKNEIVFPAAILQPPFFDAKVDDALNYGGIGAVIGHEMGHGYDDQGSKFDAQGNNVNWWTDADRAAFNERTDRLAAQFDSYEALPGKFVNGKLTMGENIGDLGGLNASYDALQMALAKNPAEAKKKIDGYTQEQRFFLNWGRVWRGNIRPEAQLTLLNTDPHAPSQFRAIGAPSNMPAFAQAFQCKAGDKMVRAADRQVKIW; the protein is encoded by the coding sequence ATGAAGAACCGCATTGTGAAACCGCTGGCGCTCGCCGTTGGCATGGCCTTCTGTAGTGGCGTTTGGGCCGCACCGTCGGGCAGCTTCGATATCAAGGAGCTCGACAGCGCCAAGGACGTGTGCAACGACTTCAACGGCTTCGTCAATGCGAAATGGCTCGCCGCCAACCCCATCCCCGCCGACCGCACGCGCTGGGGCTCGTTCGACGCGCTGCGCGAGGCCAGCCTCAACGCCCAGCACACCATTGTCGAGAAGGCTGCCAGGGACGCCGCCAAGGCCAAGCCGGGTTCGATCGAACAAAAGATCGGCTACCTGTATGCGTCTGGCATGGACGAGGCTGCCATCGAAAAGGCCGGCTTCGAGCCGATCAAGCCGGAGCTGGCACGCATTGCCGGACTGAAGAACAGCAGCGATATCGCAGCCTATATCAGCGACAGCTACGCCCAGGGCAATCCCGTGGCATTCCGCTTCTACGGCAACCCTGACTTCAAGGATTCCAGCAAGCAGATCGCCTACGCTGGCCAGGGCGGACTGGGGCTCCCTACCGCCGATTACTACAGCAAGCCGGACTTCGAGAAAATCCGCACGGCCTATGTCGCACACATCGCGCGCACGCTGGAACTGACTGGCGTAAGCAGCGACGACGCGCAGAAGCAGGCCAAGGCCGTGATGGCGCTCGAGACCCGTCTGGCGGGTGCCTCCCTGGTGCCCACCGAACTGCGCCAGCCGGAGAACCGCTACCACTACGTCAGCATTGCCGATGCCAACAAGGTAACGCCGCACTTCGATTGGACGGCTTTCTTCAAAGCACAGAACGCTGATGTAACCAGCGGTTTCTCGTTGTCGCAGCCGAAGTTCTTCGCTGAGTTCGACAAGATGCTGGGCGACGTACCGGTCGCCGACTGGCAGGCGTATCTGCGCTTCCATGCCATCGACAACGCTGCGCCCTACCTGTCCACGCCGTTCCAGCAGGAAGACTTCGCCTTCAACGCGCAGACGCTCAACGGCCAGAAGGAAATGAAGTCGCGCTGGAAGCGCACGCTCGACACCGTCGAGGGCGGCATGGGCATGGCGCTGGGCCAGCTTTACGTCGCACAGACGTTCTCGCCGGAATCGAAGCAGCGCGCGCAGGAACTGGTCACCAATCTTCGTGCCTCCTACAAGGCGCGCATCGAGAAGCTGGAGTGGATGAGCGACGCCACCAAGCAGAAGGCGCTGGAGAAGTGGGCCACGTTCACGCCGAAGATCGGCTACCCCGACCAGTGGCGCGACTGGACCGGCCTGGAGATTCAGCAAGGCAACTACTTCGCCAACGTGCAGACCGCGGAGAAATTCAATTACGACTATATGGTGGCGAAGATCGGCAAGCCGGTCGACCGCACCGAATGGGGCATGACGCCACAAACGGTGAACGCGTACTACAACGCGCAGAAGAACGAAATCGTGTTCCCGGCGGCGATCCTGCAGCCGCCGTTCTTCGACGCGAAGGTGGATGACGCACTCAACTATGGTGGCATCGGCGCCGTCATCGGCCACGAAATGGGCCACGGCTACGACGACCAGGGCAGCAAGTTCGACGCCCAGGGCAACAATGTGAACTGGTGGACCGACGCCGACCGCGCCGCGTTCAACGAGCGCACCGACAGGCTTGCTGCGCAGTTCGACAGCTACGAGGCCTTGCCCGGCAAGTTCGTCAACGGCAAGTTGACCATGGGTGAGAACATCGGCGACCTGGGCGGCCTCAACGCCTCCTACGATGCGCTGCAGATGGCACTGGCCAAGAATCCCGCCGAAGCGAAGAAGAAGATCGACGGCTACACGCAGGAGCAGCGCTTCTTCCTTAACTGGGGTCGCGTTTGGCGTGGCAATATCCGGCCGGAAGCGCAGCTGACCCTGCTCAATACCGATCCGCATGCACCATCGCAGTTCCGCGCCATCGGTGCGCCGTCCAACATGCCCGCGTTCGCCCAGGCGTTCCAGTGCAAGGCCGGCGACAAGATGGTCCGCGCTGCCGATAGGCAGGTGAAGATCTGGTAA
- a CDS encoding ABC transporter ATP-binding protein: MNHTSLPPAPSISLQARNVSKSFASGAVRATVLHDLTLDMRAGELTLISGPSGCGKSTLLAILSGLQGTDSGHVIALGQDLSVLDKRALERFRLHHTGFVFQGFNLFPALNALEQVELPLSYLGITPVEARRRARASLEEVGLGPRMGLRPSELSGGEKQRVAIARALAKEPDLLFADEPTSALDSANGQIIIDILHRIARTHGTTVLCVSHDPRLVGHADRVLGMEDGRILSDRVPSPLSTPTPGIEEPSA, translated from the coding sequence ATGAATCACACGTCGCTCCCACCCGCGCCCTCCATTTCGTTGCAGGCGCGCAATGTCAGCAAGTCATTCGCGTCGGGCGCTGTCCGCGCCACCGTGCTGCACGACCTCACCCTGGACATGCGCGCCGGAGAGCTGACCCTCATCTCCGGACCCTCCGGCTGTGGCAAGAGCACCCTGCTGGCCATTCTGAGTGGCCTGCAGGGCACGGACAGCGGCCATGTGATCGCGCTCGGTCAGGATCTGAGTGTGCTCGACAAGCGTGCACTCGAACGCTTCCGCCTGCATCACACCGGCTTCGTGTTCCAGGGCTTCAACCTGTTCCCCGCGCTCAACGCGCTGGAGCAGGTTGAGCTACCGCTAAGCTATCTCGGCATCACCCCTGTGGAAGCGCGCCGCCGTGCCAGGGCCTCGCTGGAAGAAGTGGGCCTGGGACCGCGCATGGGCCTGCGCCCATCCGAACTTTCCGGTGGCGAGAAGCAGCGCGTGGCGATTGCACGCGCGCTGGCCAAGGAGCCGGACCTGCTGTTCGCCGACGAACCCACCAGTGCGCTCGACTCCGCGAACGGTCAGATCATCATCGACATCCTGCATCGCATCGCGCGCACGCATGGCACCACGGTGTTGTGCGTCAGCCACGATCCTCGCCTGGTCGGCCATGCGGATCGCGTGCTGGGGATGGAGGATGGCCGTATCCTTAGCGACCGTGTGCCGTCACCCCTATCGACGCCTACGCCAGGCATCGAGGAACCTTCAGCATGA